A region from the Oceanidesulfovibrio marinus genome encodes:
- a CDS encoding PAS domain S-box protein, whose amino-acid sequence MDHTTYLALGHNIALLLGAALIFDVLGANWHQGRSLARQVVAGLALSAIGMMIMSTPWTLQPGLIFDTRSVLISLSGLYFGGLSTIITLVATSAYRLHVGGIGAYTGVLVIIASGGIGIAWRCVRRGSLGRFSWGELYVLGLVVHVAMLAMMLTLPWEAARQTLSTISLPVLIIFPLGTMLTGKLLDNRLRKTQSVIITRESERAYRRLAEYSADAIYLADKNGNIIDTNQAGCASTGYDKSELLQMKIWDLDTSTTPERFYRFWKDYEENEPVLLGAEHERKDGTKFPVEIKTLQYMEDGERYYYGIARDVSDRKRHEYEASIILETSFDGVLVMGSDKKISHSNPTASEMLGYTPSELEMMYVWQIDVYFDKQRIDEIVYSLKREGGSRFETKYQRKDGRIIDVEVSASHIDSDGEKIVSFFRDVTERKEIERQLLLTKESIDKAALSIFWIKPDGSVVYVNDIACSLLDYSRDEFMQLSIWDIAPRFPGKVESNAESKSIPPDILQFDIDIIPRKGYPIPVQITSSHIEYSGQEYILVYAQDISELKQAESKIYRATKRQEEILSAVPAVVYVCDVDSKFSATFVSENIREVTGHTPEDFISIPGFWIGCLHPDDKDRVMSEMDQLLKTGVLQHEYRFRCADGSYIWVYNSVRLKRDANGNPLECLGSMLDITGSKKSEEQLKAEMLRRSVLMEQSKDGILFINQEHRVIESNKRFAELLGYTQEEVLELYTWEYEATLTEEDVRRDFANLSEISMVFETMHRRKDGSLIDVEVSVSGTKLLGERIVMAIVRDISERKQLEARLIQAKDQAESSNRAKSMFLANMSHELRTPLNGIMGVHQLLITTNLSQEQQHYVNMAIQSAKRLTSLLGDILDLSRVEAGRMEILSRPFRPAELFDTVDQLFSPMCRQKGVDLRFHPDPKVPAVLAGDPSRMQQILNNIVGNAVKFTESGSIDVSTYALPAPDKGTARVLFSISDTGPGIEDESLETLFDSFTQADDSFTRRYQGAGLGLAIVKQLVTLMGGNMAVESEPGKGTTFHIGMTFSVVEEDALDRGTASQPIMHPGREGLRVLVVDDDMISQFSIEVILKKWGHSVATAINGKSALEMLEKGVYDVVLMDIQMPVMDGVAATKVIRGGEVGEGNRNIPIIALTAYAMSGDRERFLDAGMDGYLSKPVLVDDLKMCLSGMWRPEEGRSS is encoded by the coding sequence GTGGATCATACAACATACCTAGCACTCGGGCATAACATTGCGTTGTTATTGGGGGCCGCGCTCATCTTCGACGTGCTGGGCGCCAACTGGCATCAGGGAAGGAGTCTGGCCAGGCAGGTCGTTGCCGGCCTTGCCCTGAGCGCCATTGGCATGATGATCATGTCCACGCCGTGGACCCTTCAGCCGGGTCTGATCTTCGATACCCGCTCCGTTCTCATTAGCCTTTCTGGCCTGTACTTCGGCGGGCTTTCCACAATCATCACCCTGGTGGCCACATCGGCGTATCGTCTGCACGTGGGCGGCATTGGCGCGTACACAGGCGTCTTGGTCATCATCGCCTCGGGAGGTATCGGCATTGCCTGGCGATGCGTCAGGCGCGGCTCCCTGGGGCGATTCTCGTGGGGGGAGCTGTACGTCCTGGGCCTTGTGGTCCATGTGGCTATGCTGGCCATGATGCTGACGCTGCCCTGGGAAGCGGCCAGGCAGACGCTGTCCACAATATCCCTCCCGGTCCTCATCATCTTTCCGCTAGGAACGATGCTGACCGGCAAGCTGTTGGACAACAGGCTGCGCAAGACGCAGTCGGTGATAATCACCCGCGAGAGCGAGAGGGCGTACCGCCGTCTGGCTGAGTACTCGGCGGATGCGATCTACCTTGCCGACAAGAACGGTAATATTATTGATACGAATCAGGCGGGATGCGCCTCCACCGGGTATGACAAGAGCGAGTTATTGCAGATGAAGATCTGGGATCTCGATACGTCAACAACACCCGAGCGCTTTTATAGATTCTGGAAGGACTACGAAGAAAATGAGCCGGTGCTTCTTGGCGCTGAACATGAACGGAAAGATGGAACGAAATTTCCAGTCGAGATAAAGACATTGCAGTATATGGAGGATGGAGAGCGATATTATTATGGGATCGCACGAGATGTTTCGGACCGGAAGCGACATGAGTACGAGGCCTCCATCATATTGGAAACGTCGTTTGACGGTGTGTTGGTCATGGGCAGTGACAAAAAAATATCACATTCCAATCCAACTGCATCGGAGATGCTCGGATATACACCATCTGAACTGGAGATGATGTATGTTTGGCAGATTGACGTGTATTTTGATAAACAACGCATAGATGAAATAGTTTATTCATTGAAGCGGGAAGGCGGCTCTCGATTCGAGACAAAATACCAGCGTAAAGACGGCAGAATAATCGATGTGGAAGTAAGCGCCTCGCACATAGACTCCGATGGTGAGAAGATCGTGAGCTTTTTCCGGGATGTGACGGAGCGCAAAGAAATTGAGCGGCAGCTTCTGCTGACAAAGGAGTCCATAGACAAGGCGGCGTTGAGCATATTCTGGATCAAGCCGGATGGATCTGTCGTCTATGTCAATGATATCGCATGCTCATTGTTGGATTACTCGCGCGACGAATTCATGCAGCTGTCCATCTGGGACATCGCGCCAAGGTTCCCTGGCAAAGTTGAATCCAATGCTGAAAGCAAGAGCATTCCGCCAGATATATTGCAGTTCGATATCGATATCATACCGAGAAAGGGCTATCCCATCCCGGTTCAGATCACATCCAGCCATATCGAGTACTCAGGACAGGAATATATCCTTGTATATGCCCAGGATATCTCCGAGCTCAAGCAGGCAGAGAGTAAGATATACCGCGCCACAAAGCGCCAGGAAGAAATTTTGTCCGCAGTGCCGGCCGTGGTCTATGTCTGCGATGTGGATAGTAAATTTTCCGCAACCTTCGTCAGCGAGAACATCCGGGAGGTTACAGGGCACACGCCGGAGGATTTTATATCGATCCCAGGCTTCTGGATTGGGTGTCTCCATCCGGACGACAAGGACCGAGTCATGTCGGAGATGGACCAGCTCCTGAAGACCGGTGTGCTGCAGCACGAGTATAGATTCCGGTGCGCGGACGGCTCCTACATCTGGGTCTACAACTCGGTCCGTCTGAAACGGGACGCCAACGGCAACCCGCTGGAATGCCTGGGAAGCATGCTGGATATCACCGGAAGCAAGAAATCTGAAGAACAGCTCAAGGCCGAGATGCTGCGCCGTAGCGTGCTCATGGAGCAGAGCAAGGACGGCATTTTGTTCATCAACCAGGAGCACCGCGTCATCGAGTCGAACAAGCGATTCGCCGAGCTGCTGGGCTACACCCAGGAGGAGGTTCTTGAGCTCTACACCTGGGAGTACGAAGCCACATTGACGGAAGAGGACGTCAGGCGGGACTTCGCCAACCTCAGTGAGATAAGCATGGTGTTCGAAACCATGCATCGCCGCAAGGACGGGTCGCTGATCGACGTGGAGGTAAGCGTCAGCGGCACCAAGCTTCTGGGTGAACGGATTGTCATGGCCATTGTCCGCGACATTTCAGAGCGTAAGCAGTTGGAAGCGCGGCTCATCCAGGCCAAGGACCAGGCCGAATCCTCCAACAGGGCCAAGTCCATGTTCCTGGCCAACATGAGCCACGAGCTCCGCACGCCGCTCAACGGCATCATGGGAGTGCACCAGCTGTTGATCACCACCAACCTGAGCCAGGAGCAGCAGCACTACGTCAACATGGCCATCCAGTCGGCCAAGCGGCTGACCAGTCTGCTGGGGGATATCCTGGACCTGTCCCGCGTGGAGGCCGGCCGGATGGAGATACTGAGCAGGCCGTTCCGACCGGCCGAGCTCTTCGATACGGTGGACCAGCTCTTCAGCCCCATGTGCAGGCAAAAGGGAGTGGACCTGCGCTTCCACCCCGATCCCAAGGTGCCGGCAGTGCTGGCCGGCGATCCTTCCAGGATGCAGCAGATTCTGAACAATATCGTGGGCAACGCAGTCAAGTTCACGGAGTCCGGCAGCATCGACGTGTCCACCTACGCGCTTCCGGCCCCAGACAAGGGCACGGCGCGCGTCCTGTTCTCCATCAGCGACACGGGGCCCGGCATCGAGGACGAGAGCCTGGAAACGCTCTTCGACTCCTTCACCCAGGCCGACGACAGCTTCACGCGCCGGTATCAGGGCGCGGGGCTGGGTCTGGCCATCGTGAAGCAGCTCGTGACGCTCATGGGCGGGAACATGGCCGTGGAGAGCGAACCCGGCAAAGGGACCACGTTCCATATCGGCATGACGTTCAGCGTGGTGGAAGAGGACGCTCTGGACAGGGGCACCGCGTCGCAGCCGATCATGCATCCCGGCAGGGAGGGATTGCGGGTGCTGGTGGTGGATGACGACATGATCAGCCAGTTCAGTATTGAGGTGATACTGAAGAAGTGGGGCCACTCCGTGGCCACGGCGATCAACGGGAAAAGCGCCCTGGAGATGCTGGAGAAGGGCGTCTACGATGTCGTCCTGATGGACATCCAGATGCCCGTCATGGATGGTGTGGCCGCGACAAAGGTCATACGGGGCGGGGAGGTCGGCGAGGGGAACAGGAACATCCCCATAATAGCACTGACCGCCTACGCCATGAGCGGCGACAGGGAACGCTTCCTGGATGCGGGAATGGACGGCTACCTGTCCAAGCCGGTGCTGGTTGATGATCTGAAGATGTGCCTGTCCGGCATGTGGCGTCCGGAGGAGGGGAGATCCTCCTGA
- a CDS encoding tetratricopeptide repeat protein, with protein sequence MHRPLARSLFRLMLAATALLALSAPTHAETDAYSEGLAAFEQGDYAETLTIIEPLARDGDAKAQALLAVMYDNGLGVSQSQEEAARWYGFAAAQGDAYSQHMLGRMYHLGRGVPQDDELSARWMQKAAEQGNIQSQRSLGAFYHEGIGVEQNQEAAFHWFEQAAWQGDTESQLFVGLAYARGDGVHRDPIQAYMWLSVAEANGQESAKKWKEQEAQEMNPKQLEAAKKHAAEWRRKGPEHFQ encoded by the coding sequence ATGCACAGACCACTCGCACGAAGCTTATTCCGGCTCATGCTCGCCGCAACCGCGCTGCTTGCTCTGAGCGCGCCAACCCATGCCGAGACGGACGCTTACAGCGAGGGGCTGGCCGCGTTCGAGCAGGGCGACTACGCCGAGACGCTGACCATTATCGAACCCCTGGCCAGGGACGGCGACGCCAAGGCCCAGGCGCTGCTGGCCGTGATGTACGACAACGGCCTGGGCGTATCGCAAAGCCAGGAGGAAGCTGCACGGTGGTACGGCTTCGCAGCCGCCCAGGGTGACGCCTACTCGCAGCACATGCTGGGCCGCATGTACCACCTGGGCCGCGGCGTACCGCAGGACGACGAGCTGTCCGCCCGATGGATGCAGAAGGCTGCCGAGCAGGGGAACATCCAGTCGCAGAGGTCGCTGGGCGCGTTCTACCACGAGGGCATCGGCGTGGAGCAGAACCAGGAAGCCGCTTTCCACTGGTTCGAGCAGGCGGCATGGCAGGGCGATACGGAATCGCAGCTCTTTGTGGGGCTGGCCTACGCCCGGGGGGACGGCGTGCACCGCGATCCGATACAGGCCTACATGTGGTTGAGCGTTGCGGAGGCCAACGGCCAGGAGAGCGCGAAAAAATGGAAGGAGCAAGAGGCGCAGGAGATGAACCCGAAACAGCTGGAGGCGGCGAAGAAACACGCCGCGGAATGGCGCCGCAAGGGACCGGAGCACTTCCAGTAA
- a CDS encoding tetratricopeptide repeat protein — MRTVLLTLLLLPAMVLAAFAGTFEGLTPGESTRGDVYRTLGQPTKTEDNGLQCWFDAAPFQGKSIMVTFHPSGIMERLQLEPAQAYSRNDYVSWFGLKKPSRVFVENGFRYSLYDGQGVALAQKPPGNNAPVVFFVHYWIAQNGAKDRLLALYNQFKDAHARKDCDAMRTAWQAGQKEFPMVAQFQLDQIREAATCRQLTPSDTETLLLAADTAVFLNPDDESYRTLGYIYSSIADNPAKALDAFSRVNLARNPDINVFLGACHQKLGHAQKARSHFEAYLATYPNGEYADMAKAGLKQLR; from the coding sequence ATGCGGACCGTATTGCTGACGCTTCTGCTCCTGCCGGCCATGGTCCTTGCCGCCTTTGCCGGCACGTTCGAGGGACTCACGCCGGGCGAGTCCACGCGCGGCGACGTCTACAGAACTCTGGGGCAGCCCACCAAAACCGAGGACAACGGCCTGCAGTGCTGGTTCGATGCCGCGCCGTTCCAGGGCAAATCCATCATGGTGACGTTCCATCCCTCCGGGATCATGGAGCGTCTCCAGCTCGAACCGGCGCAGGCATACTCCAGGAACGACTATGTCTCGTGGTTCGGTTTGAAAAAGCCCTCCCGAGTCTTTGTGGAGAACGGGTTCCGCTACAGCCTGTACGACGGCCAGGGCGTGGCCCTGGCGCAGAAGCCCCCCGGAAACAACGCGCCCGTAGTCTTCTTCGTCCACTACTGGATAGCGCAGAACGGCGCGAAGGACCGCCTGCTGGCACTGTACAACCAGTTCAAGGACGCCCACGCGCGCAAAGACTGCGACGCCATGCGTACGGCGTGGCAGGCCGGGCAGAAGGAGTTCCCCATGGTGGCCCAGTTCCAGCTCGACCAGATACGCGAGGCCGCCACATGCCGACAGCTCACGCCATCCGATACGGAGACACTGCTGCTGGCCGCCGACACGGCCGTATTCCTGAACCCGGACGACGAAAGTTACCGGACGCTGGGGTATATCTACTCGTCCATCGCCGACAATCCGGCCAAGGCGCTGGACGCCTTCTCTCGGGTGAACCTTGCCCGCAACCCGGACATCAACGTCTTCCTCGGCGCGTGCCATCAGAAGCTTGGCCATGCGCAGAAGGCGCGGAGCCACTTTGAGGCATATCTTGCTACGTATCCGAACGGCGAGTATGCCGATATGGCCAAAGCCGGCCTGAAGCAGTTACGATGA
- a CDS encoding formate dehydrogenase accessory protein FdhE codes for MATARRIRPAHASLIDAFEQPLAIRAGLADLFANDPIPLPEINLELIAQGGSVLTGDDLARLEPWLLHATRELLPVLESSFPNGEPFRKLATAAATGELSVREASRALLDGDAAKLEALGNAVGVPAGYLMLSLQMIAGAAIAGLASQLGDQLESTSWSHGSCPVCGSSPSLATLSRKDDVQVEALVGGGGKKHLHCGLCGHSWRFQRNACAGCGNEDPHSREVFYAERAKHERIETCSQCKGYLLCVDLREYEKDPNLQALPLALVHLDIIAQEKGFGPLSPATWNTFS; via the coding sequence ATGGCCACTGCACGCCGCATCCGTCCAGCCCACGCCAGCCTTATAGACGCCTTCGAGCAACCGCTGGCCATTCGTGCCGGCCTTGCCGACCTTTTTGCAAACGATCCCATCCCGCTGCCCGAGATCAACCTGGAGCTCATCGCCCAGGGCGGTTCCGTGCTGACCGGGGACGATCTCGCACGGCTGGAGCCGTGGCTGCTGCATGCCACGCGCGAGCTGCTGCCGGTTCTGGAGTCCTCGTTCCCCAACGGCGAGCCGTTCCGGAAGCTCGCCACGGCGGCGGCCACAGGAGAGCTCTCCGTGCGGGAGGCGTCCCGCGCCCTGCTGGACGGCGACGCCGCGAAGCTGGAAGCCCTCGGTAATGCGGTTGGAGTCCCTGCAGGCTACCTCATGCTCTCGTTGCAGATGATCGCCGGAGCGGCCATTGCCGGGCTGGCATCGCAGCTGGGAGATCAGCTGGAAAGCACGAGCTGGTCGCATGGCTCCTGCCCGGTCTGCGGCTCCTCACCCAGTCTGGCCACGCTTTCCCGCAAGGACGATGTCCAGGTGGAGGCCCTGGTGGGCGGCGGCGGCAAGAAGCATCTCCACTGCGGGCTCTGCGGTCATAGCTGGCGGTTCCAGCGCAACGCCTGCGCGGGCTGCGGCAATGAAGATCCCCACTCCAGAGAGGTGTTCTACGCGGAACGAGCCAAGCACGAGCGCATCGAAACATGCAGCCAGTGCAAGGGCTATCTGCTGTGCGTGGATCTCCGCGAGTACGAGAAGGACCCGAACCTGCAGGCGCTGCCGCTGGCGCTGGTGCATCTGGACATCATTGCGCAGGAAAAGGGCTTCGGCCCCTTGTCGCCTGCCACCTGGAATACGTTCTCCTGA
- the fdhD gene encoding formate dehydrogenase accessory sulfurtransferase FdhD: MDETIARRIHRVNQACSENESDLLAVELPLTIESEGRTILHTQCSPGMVGELVVGALYTEGIINLSSDIRGVIIDRGEHDLRARVGLSPSSNRLLDIRAKKPDADIIGLVRPHRQPPPEARFTPSMLNTMMRTMEGKQSVFPQTGATHSAALFDAHGFMLAHAEDLGRHNALDKAFGAVFAAGDTHKASVAMVTSRISYEVCRKAVSARLRCLAGISAATSMAVDWAERHDLTLVGRLRGGRMNVYCHPERIRLKDDSQDAWENGVA; this comes from the coding sequence ATGGACGAGACTATTGCACGGCGCATTCACCGGGTGAACCAGGCCTGCTCAGAGAATGAGAGCGATCTTCTGGCAGTGGAGCTCCCTCTGACCATCGAGTCGGAGGGCCGCACGATCCTGCACACCCAGTGCTCGCCGGGAATGGTGGGCGAACTCGTGGTCGGCGCACTGTATACGGAAGGCATCATCAACCTTTCCAGTGACATCCGCGGCGTCATCATCGATCGCGGCGAACACGACCTGCGTGCGAGGGTCGGGCTCTCTCCCAGCTCCAACCGCCTTCTGGATATCCGCGCCAAAAAACCGGACGCGGATATCATCGGACTGGTGCGTCCACATCGCCAGCCCCCGCCCGAGGCGCGCTTCACGCCCTCGATGCTCAACACCATGATGCGCACCATGGAGGGCAAGCAGTCTGTTTTTCCGCAGACCGGGGCGACCCACTCGGCGGCGCTGTTCGACGCCCATGGCTTCATGCTGGCCCATGCCGAGGACCTGGGCCGCCACAACGCCCTGGACAAGGCCTTTGGCGCGGTCTTCGCCGCCGGGGATACGCACAAGGCCTCGGTGGCCATGGTCACCTCGCGCATCTCGTACGAGGTCTGCCGCAAGGCGGTGTCCGCGCGGCTGCGTTGCCTGGCGGGCATATCCGCAGCAACAAGTATGGCCGTGGACTGGGCCGAGCGCCACGATCTGACTCTGGTGGGCAGGCTGCGCGGCGGCCGCATGAACGTCTACTGCCACCCCGAACGCATCCGCCTGAAGGACGACTCGCAAGACGCCTGGGAGAACGGCGTGGCCTGA
- a CDS encoding tetratricopeptide repeat protein, protein MRYACAALLALWCLAFFCTEDARCETLSEAMNDVLTQVEEHPDDPEAQKRAGMGYLYLAREVGDDPSRDVFGSLADFHLDQAAQLDPDDDETLTMLAETAVLNQDPYKAANVYEILVGRQEDPAEGRYLVPLQSCYQWLMDPWRAVSFYRSQLERMPAWPQLEFLLAVTLLDIDRGEALEIMWKLAGSPDTPPELKKTVRAAIREES, encoded by the coding sequence ATGCGATACGCCTGCGCCGCCCTGCTCGCCCTGTGGTGCCTCGCGTTTTTCTGCACCGAGGACGCCCGCTGCGAAACCCTATCCGAGGCCATGAACGACGTGCTCACGCAGGTCGAGGAGCACCCCGACGATCCTGAAGCGCAGAAACGCGCCGGCATGGGCTACCTCTACCTGGCTCGGGAGGTGGGCGACGATCCCTCCCGCGATGTCTTCGGCTCCCTGGCCGACTTCCACCTGGACCAGGCCGCGCAACTTGATCCTGACGACGATGAGACCCTGACGATGCTGGCGGAAACCGCCGTGCTCAACCAGGATCCATACAAGGCGGCCAACGTCTACGAGATACTGGTGGGCCGGCAAGAAGACCCGGCCGAGGGCCGTTACCTCGTCCCCCTGCAGAGTTGCTACCAGTGGCTCATGGATCCCTGGCGGGCCGTGTCCTTCTACCGCTCCCAGCTCGAACGCATGCCAGCCTGGCCTCAGCTCGAGTTCCTTCTGGCCGTGACGCTGCTGGACATCGACCGCGGCGAGGCCCTGGAAATCATGTGGAAGCTGGCCGGATCGCCGGACACGCCGCCGGAGCTCAAAAAGACGGTGCGCGCAGCCATCAGGGAGGAGTCATGA
- a CDS encoding 4Fe-4S dicluster domain-containing protein has protein sequence MPKAFFIDTSLCTACRGCQLACKEWHELPANHTLQRGSHQNPPDLNPNNYKIVRFSEHKDDKGVVSWNFFQDQCRHCVVPPCKEVADMYVEGAILKDDATGAVLYTEKTAQLSAEDAEVVREACPYNIPRRNEETGVLTKCTMCFGRISEGMLPACVKVCPTGTMNFGEREAMLDLANKRLAEVKKTYPNAMLADPDFTSAIYLLTDVPENYYTYAVASASPMDRKRFLAGLAKPLRRVFANLG, from the coding sequence ATGCCAAAAGCATTCTTTATTGATACGTCATTATGCACCGCCTGCCGCGGTTGCCAGCTCGCGTGCAAGGAATGGCACGAGCTGCCGGCCAACCATACGCTGCAGCGCGGCTCCCACCAGAACCCGCCGGATCTCAATCCGAACAACTACAAGATCGTCCGCTTCAGCGAGCACAAAGACGATAAGGGCGTGGTCAGCTGGAACTTCTTCCAGGACCAATGCCGCCATTGCGTGGTGCCGCCGTGCAAGGAAGTGGCCGACATGTATGTTGAAGGCGCTATCCTCAAGGACGACGCCACCGGCGCCGTGCTCTACACGGAAAAGACCGCCCAGCTGAGCGCCGAGGACGCCGAGGTCGTGCGCGAGGCCTGCCCGTACAACATCCCGCGCCGCAACGAGGAAACAGGCGTGCTGACCAAGTGCACCATGTGCTTCGGCCGTATCTCCGAAGGCATGCTGCCGGCCTGCGTGAAGGTGTGCCCCACGGGCACCATGAACTTCGGCGAGCGCGAGGCCATGCTGGACTTGGCCAACAAGCGTCTGGCCGAGGTGAAGAAGACCTATCCCAACGCCATGTTGGCCGATCCGGACTTCACTAGCGCCATCTACCTGCTCACCGACGTCCCCGAGAACTACTACACCTACGCTGTTGCCTCTGCGAGCCCCATGGACAGGAAACGGTTCCTGGCCGGACTTGCAAAACCGTTACGCCGGGTGTTCGCCAATCTAGGCTGA
- a CDS encoding EAL and HDOD domain-containing protein: MSKETYETFYVARQPILTLDKEVYGYELLFRQNQEARTAEIVDPQHATMSVASGGFLRSSEDLIAGQRLLINFTANLILDGTPYGLPPDRVVVEILESVDVTPELVQAVAKLKDEGYSFAIDDYTGDPSFDELLPLATIIKVDLMGVDEKMLPGVVQKARHPGVTLLAEKVEDAKTFMRCKSLGFELFQGYFFSKPVNLEGRRPPAASAGKLRILQQLNEELSLEQLTELVQSDPSLAYRLLRFLNSSAFSFLHEITSISHAVRLIGIGQVKHWLRLVVVAELKAKDASPELLMMSMTRAKYLELLADEKDKDSYFLLGLISLMDVVMQLPMSEVLSRVSLEQRLADALEEKPGRLHEYLESARCLERAEWSAVDAFIQEHGLDPSHVKQGWAEALVWATRAFSGVC; the protein is encoded by the coding sequence ATGAGCAAGGAGACCTATGAGACGTTCTACGTCGCCCGGCAGCCCATCCTGACGCTCGACAAAGAGGTGTATGGCTACGAGTTGTTGTTTCGGCAGAATCAGGAGGCGCGTACAGCCGAAATAGTTGATCCGCAGCACGCCACCATGAGCGTTGCCTCGGGCGGCTTCCTGCGATCCAGCGAAGACCTGATCGCCGGGCAGCGGCTGCTCATCAACTTCACGGCCAACCTGATCCTGGACGGCACGCCGTACGGCCTGCCACCCGACAGGGTGGTGGTGGAGATTCTTGAGAGTGTGGACGTAACCCCCGAGCTGGTGCAGGCGGTGGCCAAGCTGAAGGACGAGGGCTACAGCTTTGCCATCGACGACTATACAGGCGATCCGTCCTTCGACGAGCTGTTGCCGCTGGCGACTATCATCAAGGTGGACCTGATGGGCGTGGATGAGAAGATGCTCCCTGGCGTAGTGCAGAAAGCCCGCCACCCAGGGGTGACGCTTCTTGCCGAGAAGGTTGAGGACGCCAAAACGTTCATGCGGTGCAAGTCCCTGGGATTCGAGCTGTTCCAGGGATACTTCTTTTCCAAGCCTGTGAATCTGGAGGGCCGCCGACCACCGGCTGCCTCCGCCGGCAAGCTGCGCATCCTCCAGCAGCTCAACGAGGAGCTGAGCCTCGAACAGCTCACGGAGCTCGTCCAGTCCGATCCGTCCCTGGCATACAGGCTGCTGCGTTTTCTGAACTCCTCGGCGTTCTCCTTCCTGCACGAGATCACCTCCATCAGCCATGCGGTGCGGCTCATCGGCATAGGGCAGGTGAAGCACTGGCTCAGGCTGGTCGTGGTGGCGGAGCTCAAGGCCAAGGACGCCTCCCCCGAACTCCTGATGATGAGCATGACGCGGGCAAAATATCTGGAGCTGCTGGCCGACGAGAAGGACAAGGACTCCTACTTCCTGCTCGGGCTTATTTCGCTCATGGATGTGGTGATGCAACTTCCCATGAGCGAGGTGTTGTCGCGGGTGTCGTTGGAGCAGCGCCTGGCTGACGCTCTGGAGGAGAAGCCTGGCCGGCTGCACGAGTATCTGGAGAGCGCGCGCTGTCTGGAACGGGCGGAGTGGTCCGCCGTGGACGCGTTCATCCAGGAGCACGGCCTGGACCCGTCGCATGTGAAGCAAGGTTGGGCCGAGGCCCTGGTCTGGGCCACCCGGGCGTTCAGCGGCGTGTGTTGA